In Streptomyces durocortorensis, a genomic segment contains:
- a CDS encoding DDE-type integrase/transposase/recombinase yields the protein MHEITVIHIGSHQTHGVPRVHAELRRLGRRANRKRAARLMREHGIPGVTRHRRRSLTRPDKKARPAPDLIGRDFHAETPGTKLVGDITALPTAEGWPYLACWLDLATREVARYSMADHHRADLVVNALDMAHSHGGLQSGCVIHNNRGSEDTSTRFHARIRQLGLRQSSGHTGS from the coding sequence GTGCACGAGATCACCGTGATCCACATCGGCTCGCACCAGACTCATGGCGTCCCGCGTGTCCATGCCGAACTGCGGCGCCTGGGACGGCGAGCGAACCGCAAACGGGCCGCCCGCCTCATGCGCGAGCACGGCATCCCGGGCGTCACCCGCCACAGACGCCGTTCGCTGACCAGGCCAGACAAGAAGGCCAGGCCGGCCCCGGACCTGATCGGCCGCGACTTTCACGCCGAGACGCCCGGCACGAAGCTGGTCGGCGACATCACCGCGCTGCCGACCGCCGAGGGCTGGCCCTACCTCGCCTGCTGGCTGGACCTGGCCACCCGCGAGGTCGCTCGCTACTCGATGGCCGACCACCATCGCGCTGACCTCGTCGTGAACGCCCTCGACATGGCCCACAGCCACGGTGGACTGCAATCAGGCTGCGTGATCCACAACAATCGCGGCAGCGAGGACACCTCGACCCGATTCCACGCTCGAATACGACAGTTGGGTCTTCGCCAGAGCTCCGGGCACACCGGATCTTGA
- the pdxR gene encoding MocR-like pyridoxine biosynthesis transcription factor PdxR, giving the protein MSWQLALPLDRTSRLPLAVQVRDSLRRSVENGTLRPGTRIPSTRQLAQDLGVSRSIVVEAYEQLTAEGYLLAKRGSGTTIAEPPTSQAVPTLVSPDRDRDAAGSMWDLRTGTSDIAAFPRQDWIRCVTAVVNDAGRQELSYAPPSGVPLTRHVLTGYLGRVRGVRTRPEDLMLTAGFAQGLALICNVLINRGHGALGVEDPGHPGEREFVTSSGLRPVGIPVDKDGLRVDLLERSGVRAVLMTPANHFPTGSRLSEARRRRLIDWARRVDGYILEDDFDSAFLHRSDRVPALQSLAPERVVYAGSASKILAPALRLGWLAAPSELMASVEHVRAGWDIGCSGIEQLALARFVDTGALDRHQRKMRTEFHKRRGVIRRYVAAHLPGAHILGRDSGLQAYLQLPPHVDEQALVRAARARSVLVRGGGFYTLADTTRPPALVVSYASVNCADLGRSLVALGAAYREAGGA; this is encoded by the coding sequence TTGTCGTGGCAGCTCGCACTCCCCCTGGACCGGACGTCGCGGCTCCCGCTGGCCGTACAAGTACGTGACTCACTCCGCCGTTCGGTGGAGAACGGCACCCTGCGCCCTGGCACCCGCATCCCCTCGACGCGCCAGTTGGCCCAGGATCTCGGGGTCTCCCGCAGCATCGTCGTGGAGGCGTACGAGCAGCTCACCGCCGAGGGGTACCTCCTGGCGAAGCGCGGCTCCGGTACCACCATCGCGGAGCCGCCCACTTCCCAGGCGGTCCCCACGCTCGTGTCGCCCGACCGCGACCGCGACGCCGCCGGATCGATGTGGGACCTGCGCACCGGCACCTCGGACATCGCGGCCTTCCCCCGCCAGGACTGGATCCGCTGCGTCACCGCCGTGGTCAACGACGCGGGCCGCCAGGAGCTGAGCTACGCGCCACCGTCCGGCGTGCCGCTGACCCGGCACGTCCTGACCGGCTACCTCGGGCGGGTCCGGGGCGTGCGGACACGCCCCGAGGACCTCATGCTGACCGCGGGCTTCGCCCAGGGCCTCGCCCTCATCTGCAACGTGCTCATCAACCGGGGCCACGGGGCGCTGGGCGTGGAGGACCCCGGGCACCCGGGCGAGCGCGAGTTCGTCACCAGCTCGGGGCTGCGTCCGGTGGGCATACCGGTCGACAAGGACGGACTGCGCGTGGACCTCCTGGAGCGCAGCGGCGTACGCGCCGTGCTCATGACGCCCGCCAACCATTTCCCGACCGGCTCCCGGCTCAGCGAGGCCCGCCGCCGACGGCTCATCGACTGGGCGCGCCGGGTGGACGGCTACATCCTGGAGGACGACTTCGACAGCGCCTTCCTGCACCGCTCCGACCGCGTGCCCGCGCTCCAGAGCCTGGCCCCCGAGCGGGTGGTCTACGCGGGCAGCGCGAGCAAGATCCTCGCTCCCGCCCTGCGCCTCGGCTGGCTGGCCGCCCCCTCGGAGCTGATGGCGTCGGTCGAGCACGTCAGGGCTGGCTGGGACATCGGCTGTTCCGGCATCGAACAGCTCGCCCTCGCCCGGTTCGTGGACACCGGCGCCCTCGACCGTCACCAGCGCAAGATGCGCACGGAGTTCCACAAACGCAGGGGAGTCATCCGGCGCTATGTCGCGGCCCACCTGCCCGGCGCCCACATCCTCGGCCGGGACAGCGGCCTCCAGGCATATCTCCAGCTCCCGCCGCACGTGGACGAACAGGCCCTGGTCCGCGCGGCCCGCGCCCGCTCGGTCCTGGTCCGCGGCGGCGGCTTCTACACCCTGGCGGACACCACCCGCCCCCCGGCCCTCGTGGTCAGCTACGCCTCGGTGAACTGCGCCGACCTGGGCCGGAGCCTGGTGGCGCTCGGAGCGGCCTACCGGGAGGCGGGCGGCGCGTGA
- a CDS encoding anthranilate synthase component II, whose translation MRVLLVDAFDSFSHIIDQYLRMLGAETEVVRSRTRTVGELVSSAPDAVVLGPGPGHPADSGHVELVHAFAGRVPMLGVCLGHQAIGLAYGAEIAVARHLMHGKTSPVEHDGRGVFAGTATPLDVTRYHSLIVSQPPPELAVTATSLDDGYVMGLRHRTLAVEGVQFHPESVTTHDGLRLFENFLAEARDVRPTPAVPAR comes from the coding sequence GTGAGGGTCCTGCTGGTCGACGCGTTCGACAGCTTCAGCCACATCATCGACCAGTACCTCCGCATGCTGGGGGCCGAGACGGAGGTGGTGCGCTCCCGCACCCGTACCGTCGGCGAACTGGTCAGCTCGGCGCCCGACGCTGTGGTCCTGGGCCCCGGCCCCGGGCATCCGGCCGACTCCGGCCACGTCGAGCTGGTGCACGCCTTCGCCGGGCGGGTGCCGATGCTCGGCGTCTGCCTGGGCCACCAGGCGATCGGCCTGGCGTACGGGGCCGAGATCGCCGTCGCCAGGCATCTGATGCACGGCAAGACGAGCCCGGTCGAGCACGACGGACGCGGGGTGTTCGCGGGCACCGCGACGCCGCTGGACGTCACCAGGTACCACTCACTGATCGTCTCGCAGCCGCCGCCGGAGCTGGCGGTTACCGCGACCTCGCTCGACGACGGCTATGTCATGGGGCTGCGGCACCGGACGCTCGCCGTCGAAGGGGTGCAGTTCCACCCGGAGAGCGTGACGACCCACGACGGTCTTCGGCTCTTCGAGAACTTCCTGGCGGAGGCCCGCGACGTGCGCCCCACGCCCGCGGTGCCCGCCCGCTGA
- a CDS encoding anthranilate synthase component I family protein: MPDPERRAGGPAHAGGVRVRVISTELPATDPLRLYEALLRTREQDDAYLFESLDGPDQDRHYAAVGYGRLAELRVHADRVEFEAAGELGVALASALTRAVGAVRSEHGDLRQWAVRGSEDVWRMLRALQGAFVLDTEVPTGTFAFGFLTTLSYEAAWLMEELPEQWAAADQPRCTLTLFRSTVWYDVRTGGAVHLTAHGAQLPPDTGRPLWEALTEVAGEEPVAAPVPEAPAPLFVRDSVDRETFLARAERCLGHIGVGDSYQIQIGHRIDVGTELTPLQVYQRLRHRNPSPYMYLVPWAGRTVIGASPELFVRVQDGDISMRPIAGTAPRAADPAEDARLVAGLRKSAKEQAEHVMLVDLCRNDIGRVCVPGTLSVDSMMEVEPFAYVHHLVSTVSGRVREGTDVWASICATFPAGTMTGAPKLRAMEIISEIEESPRGIYAGALGLVDVRGFAVLALCIRTAVHDGEHYSTQASAGVVADSEPAAEWRETLAKMSATYWALTGEELLK; encoded by the coding sequence GTGCCGGATCCAGAGCGGCGGGCCGGGGGGCCCGCGCATGCGGGGGGCGTACGGGTCCGGGTGATCTCCACCGAGCTGCCCGCCACCGATCCGCTCCGGCTGTACGAGGCCCTGCTCCGTACCCGTGAGCAGGACGACGCCTATCTCTTCGAGAGTCTGGACGGGCCCGACCAGGACCGGCACTACGCCGCCGTGGGCTATGGACGCCTCGCGGAGCTGCGCGTCCACGCCGACCGGGTCGAGTTCGAGGCGGCCGGGGAGCTGGGTGTGGCGCTGGCCTCGGCTCTCACCAGGGCCGTCGGCGCCGTGCGAAGTGAGCACGGCGACCTGCGGCAGTGGGCGGTGCGGGGTTCCGAGGACGTGTGGCGCATGCTGCGCGCGCTACAGGGCGCCTTCGTGCTGGACACCGAGGTGCCCACCGGCACCTTCGCCTTCGGCTTCCTGACCACGCTGTCGTACGAGGCGGCCTGGCTCATGGAGGAGCTACCCGAGCAGTGGGCGGCGGCAGATCAGCCGCGCTGCACGCTCACTCTGTTCCGCAGCACGGTCTGGTACGACGTGCGTACTGGCGGGGCCGTCCATCTGACCGCGCACGGCGCGCAGTTGCCCCCAGACACCGGACGCCCGCTGTGGGAGGCGCTGACCGAGGTGGCGGGCGAGGAGCCGGTGGCCGCCCCGGTGCCCGAGGCGCCCGCGCCCCTGTTCGTGCGGGACAGCGTGGACCGGGAGACGTTTCTCGCGCGCGCCGAGCGGTGCCTCGGCCACATCGGCGTGGGCGACAGCTATCAGATCCAGATCGGCCACCGCATCGACGTCGGTACGGAGCTGACGCCGCTCCAGGTCTATCAGCGGCTGCGGCACCGCAACCCGTCGCCGTACATGTACCTGGTGCCGTGGGCGGGCCGGACGGTGATCGGCGCGAGCCCCGAGTTGTTCGTGCGCGTGCAGGACGGCGACATCTCCATGCGGCCCATCGCTGGCACCGCGCCGCGCGCCGCCGATCCGGCAGAGGACGCCCGTCTGGTGGCCGGGCTGCGGAAGAGCGCCAAGGAGCAGGCCGAGCACGTGATGCTCGTCGACCTGTGCCGCAACGACATTGGCCGGGTCTGCGTGCCCGGCACCCTGAGCGTGGACTCGATGATGGAGGTCGAGCCCTTCGCCTACGTCCACCACCTGGTCTCGACCGTGTCGGGCCGGGTCAGGGAGGGTACGGACGTGTGGGCGTCGATCTGCGCGACGTTCCCCGCCGGGACCATGACCGGGGCGCCGAAACTGCGCGCCATGGAGATCATCAGCGAGATCGAGGAAAGCCCCAGGGGCATCTACGCCGGGGCGCTCGGCCTGGTCGACGTGCGCGGTTTCGCGGTGCTCGCGCTGTGCATCAGGACCGCCGTCCACGACGGGGAGCACTACAGTACGCAGGCGTCGGCCGGGGTGGTCGCCGACTCGGAGCCCGCCGCCGAGTGGCGCGAGACGCTGGCCAAGATGAGCGCCACGTACTGGGCGCTGACCGGAGAGGAACTGTTGAAGTGA